Proteins found in one Passer domesticus isolate bPasDom1 unplaced genomic scaffold, bPasDom1.hap1 HAP1_SCAFFOLD_224, whole genome shotgun sequence genomic segment:
- the LOC135292168 gene encoding serine/threonine-protein kinase PAK 3-like isoform X1 has protein sequence MLQAELQEAERKMRAMEKRHQEEMERMHKVLLQCRLAEEKQVDAGSAIEAAGAAASCQEASSPQPENQSMSSSARSSQEREKQFLKLLRCVVSVEDPEKKYTGWEHLGSGGFGAVYKAFDTATGQAVAVKELYLQHQCCEGILKEILLVRENKNANIFSYLESYLVDEAVLLVLEYMDGGCLADVVTVRRMAVGHIATVCGECLQGLAFLHAKQVIHRDIKSDNILLGRDGSVKLADFGLCAVLSPEHRKRRSMVGTTYWMAPEVVRREPYGPKVDTWSLGIVGIEMATGEAPYMQETSVKASYLIGKQGVPNLQQLRLPPGLCEFLGCCLQMDVDRRGSAKELLQHPFLQSAEPLLSLF, from the exons atgctgcaggctgagctgcaggaagctgagaggaaGATGAGGGCAATGGAGAAGAGGCACCAAGAGGAAATGGAAAGGATGCACAaggtcctgctgcagtgcaggctggctgaagaaaagcag gtggACGCAGGATCTGCCATcgaagctgctggtgcagcagcatcctgccaAGAAGCCTCCTCTCCACAGCCTGAAAACCAGAGCATGAGCAGCTCGGCCCGCtcaagccaggagagagagaagcagttcctgaagctgctga ggtGTGTGGTGAGTGTGGAAGATCCAGAAAAGAAGTACACTGGATGGGAACATCTTGGCAGTGG GGGCTTTGGAGCTGTTTATAAGGCCTTCGACACTGCCACAGGACAAGCG GTGGCTGTAAAGGAACTTTATCTCCAGCACCAGTGCTGTGAGggaatattaaaagaaatcctgctcgtgagagaaaataagaacgCCAATATTTTCAGCTACTTAGAAAG ctacCTTGTGGATGAGGCTGTCCTGCTGGTGTTGGAATATATGGATGGAGGCTGCTTAGCTGATGTGGTCACTGTGAGAAGGATGGCTGTAGGACACATAGCAACAGTGTGTGGGGAG tgcctgcaaggcctggcTTTCCTTCATGCCAAGCAGGTGATCCACAGAGACATCAAAAGTGACAACATCCTTCTGGGCCGGGATGGCTCCGTCAAGCTGG ctgattttggcctctgtgctgtgctcagccctgagcacaggaaaCGGAGGTCGATGGTCGGGACCACTTACTGGATGGCACCCGAGGTCGTGAGAAGAGAGCCTtacggccccaaagtggacacctGGTCCCTTGGCATTGTGGGAatagaaatggccacaggagagGCTCCTTATATGCAGGAGACCAGTGTCAAG gcCAGCTACCTGATAGGCAAGCAAGGGGTTCCaaatctgcagcagctcaggctaCCCCCTGGCTTGTGTGAatttctgggctgctgcctgcagatggatgtggacaggcgaggctctgccaaggaacttctgcag catccatttcTGCAATCAGCGGAGCCTCTCTTAAGCCTCTTCTGA
- the LOC135292168 gene encoding serine/threonine-protein kinase PAK 3-like isoform X2 → MLQAELQEAERKMRAMEKRHQEEMERMHKVLLQCRLAEEKQVDAGSAIEAAGAAASCQEASSPQPENQSMSSSARSSQEREKQFLKLLRCVVSVEDPEKKYTGWEHLGSGGFGAVYKAFDTATGQAVAVKELYLQHQCCEGILKEILLVRENKNANIFSYLESYLVDEAVLLVLEYMDGGCLADVVTVRRMAVGHIATVCGECLQGLAFLHAKQVIHRDIKSDNILLGRDGSVKLADFGLCAVLSPEHRKRRSMVGTTYWMAPEVVRREPYGPKVDTWSLGIVGIEMATGEAPYMQETSVKHPFLQSAEPLLSLF, encoded by the exons atgctgcaggctgagctgcaggaagctgagaggaaGATGAGGGCAATGGAGAAGAGGCACCAAGAGGAAATGGAAAGGATGCACAaggtcctgctgcagtgcaggctggctgaagaaaagcag gtggACGCAGGATCTGCCATcgaagctgctggtgcagcagcatcctgccaAGAAGCCTCCTCTCCACAGCCTGAAAACCAGAGCATGAGCAGCTCGGCCCGCtcaagccaggagagagagaagcagttcctgaagctgctga ggtGTGTGGTGAGTGTGGAAGATCCAGAAAAGAAGTACACTGGATGGGAACATCTTGGCAGTGG GGGCTTTGGAGCTGTTTATAAGGCCTTCGACACTGCCACAGGACAAGCG GTGGCTGTAAAGGAACTTTATCTCCAGCACCAGTGCTGTGAGggaatattaaaagaaatcctgctcgtgagagaaaataagaacgCCAATATTTTCAGCTACTTAGAAAG ctacCTTGTGGATGAGGCTGTCCTGCTGGTGTTGGAATATATGGATGGAGGCTGCTTAGCTGATGTGGTCACTGTGAGAAGGATGGCTGTAGGACACATAGCAACAGTGTGTGGGGAG tgcctgcaaggcctggcTTTCCTTCATGCCAAGCAGGTGATCCACAGAGACATCAAAAGTGACAACATCCTTCTGGGCCGGGATGGCTCCGTCAAGCTGG ctgattttggcctctgtgctgtgctcagccctgagcacaggaaaCGGAGGTCGATGGTCGGGACCACTTACTGGATGGCACCCGAGGTCGTGAGAAGAGAGCCTtacggccccaaagtggacacctGGTCCCTTGGCATTGTGGGAatagaaatggccacaggagagGCTCCTTATATGCAGGAGACCAGTGTCAAG catccatttcTGCAATCAGCGGAGCCTCTCTTAAGCCTCTTCTGA